The genomic region CTCGACCGCCCGCCTACTATCACAAATTTGGCAAGAGAAAAGATAGCGAAGAAAGATAAGGCTTAAAAATGCAAGTAAATCAAATGTGGCAGTGTGTCACATCCGCTTCATTCACCTTAGTGCTCCACTTGTATGAAACGTTTCCTCAGTTCTTCCTTTGAATTTCGACTTCGATTTTTGTGAAAATACGTGGAACTGAAATTAATTACCGAAGGTCATCTCGGCTAACGATTCTTTACGACTCTGCGGCTGCTCGACATTTTAAAACGCTgcaattccatttttcaaaccaGTTCTGAGTAAGTAGTGCCCTATTATCTGTGTGCCCTGTGTACAAAGAGGACTATTGACATTTCGAAAAACACttaaaattgctatttttcatACAGGAGAATTCATATCCTCATTAACTTCGAACTAAGATGCCACCCACCAAAAAACTCGTACTTGATTTACCATTCGATTTTAATCCGGACAAGATTCTTGAAACAGCTACACCAGATCAGTGCGCTATCGTACTAATTACCGGTTGTGAAGCTCTTCACGCCCTTTTAAATAAGACAACTAAGCTTACCAACGAGCAAGCTTACGAAAAGGCCAAAACGGACGAGGCTGAGAAATGGGCTCGAGAAAAATGTAGATTGGAAGAAGACGCAAAGCGAGTGATAGAAAAACTGCAGGACACGAACGCTGATAAAGTCAAGAAATTGGAAGACGAGTTGAGTGtccttcaaaacaaaattcacagTCTCCAGAGCTCCATTGAATGCAAAGACATCCTTCTAACCAATGCTACAACGCAGCTCAATGAGCTAAGCGCATCAgaaattaagaaaattaacGACGCTAGAAACCAAACACGTTCTGAGCTGTCTGATGAGCTAAATAGATTCAAGGATGATCTAAAAACAGCGAATGATAAACTTGAAAAGGCCAAAGATGATCTTCTTAAAGCTGAGAGGGAATACAGTGTCAATCTCAAGCAAATGGGAGAAGATAAGCTCATCGCCATTCAAGAAGCAGTTGCAAAAGCGCATAAAGAActaggtgacaaaaacaattccTTGCAATCGCAATTGCTCTCGTTAACTGGAAGACAAGCTGGTTCAGCTacgaaaggaaaagacaaTGAATGTGCCTTTGCTACACTGCTTGACAAAGCTTATGGCCCGAACAAATCCTACAAAAGACTGGATAAGATAGGTAACATGTCTGGTGATCACATCGTAGAATGGGAAGGAATGAAAATAATGattgaaaataagaaacatgCAAAACGCATAGTATCAGGTGAAGTGGTAAAAGCAATTAGGGATTTCGAATCAAACAAAGACTGCAATGTACTAATGTTCGTCAGCGAGGATAGTACTATTATTGGGCATGAAAGACCCGGTGATTTGGATGTTACCCACACCGCGGACGGGCGGACGGCTATTTGGATGGGCAACTTCAGTTTCAACGAAGATAAGGTCACCTATCTCCAAATGATCGGTCAGTTTATCTTAGAACTGGGAGTACTACAAACCAACGTGAAGCAACTAGAAAGTGCCGAAGCTATTGAAAATTACAAATTCAAGGTCGATAATCTTGTACACCACTTTCGTAGAACCAAAGCTGATTTAGATAACCTACTCAAATTACAAAGGCAATGCCAAAGCGAGCATAATAAGACGTGGGGAAAGCTAAAAGAAGAGATGGTTTCAGTACTTAAGCGTTTCGATGAACGCCAAGCAGATGCGATTGAGATTGAAAGCAATAACAATAATACAGACGGTGCTAACGCAGACGTAACTGTAGCCAAAAATACATCAAGAAACGCGAAGAGGAAGCGAAcggtaaaaaaacaaggggaTACGTTGCCGAAgtattttaaaccaaaaaatccTACAGGTTTAGTGGGACAAGGCCAGTCAACAGACGGTGCAATGGGCAATTCCAGCGGAACAACTACAGATTTGGTATACATCAACTAACACCCAAATTGATTCCGTGCTAAACAGAAGTTTCTTCTGGCCAAGACATGTTGAAcatctctttttcaaaaaaatttcaaacaaactgTCCCTAACTATGCACATCCAAAATACACTTCTAATCAAAAGAACGATAGAGCCAAAGGCACTTACCTTGTGGGAAGAAACAGATCGTCAAAAGAGAACTTGTAGATTTCATCCTCTTCTCAATGGGTCtgcataaataaaaatatcgatTACTGATTGACAAGTTAAATCCACCACAGAAACTAACCGATTTTTTTCTGAGGAGAATGTCCTTTCACGACGAGATTCCTTTTACGTCTAGGTGCACAATTATCCGCGGAAGAGCTTCCATGCACATCTCAACTTAGGCAAATGCGATTGGCaactaacaatttttttacatttttttgtcaaaggtgacaaaaaggAAGGGTAAGATAAATGACGTGGCTTTCGTTCCCTTCCTTTTCCGGCCGTTCTTCACGTGTCTTGCCAACGGCACAGACACCCACTCCTATCTAATAGAGGAATTGACGTCTTCATATTCACGTCTTCGTAATGTTTGGCATCCCTGACTCTCCTATAGGTGGTTTTGGTAGGTGGCACCTTCGATAATGATTGCATTGAGttgccaacaacaaaaaggggtTGCCACCAGGTGCACTTTCACGGGCGTCTGATGTCAGTTAGCGGCGTGATTCACGGTTCCTCTCGCTAGAGTAGTTTAGCATCTACCGGTGGGCCCAAGTTTCGACTAGCCcttatttgttgtttaaattgaTAAAACAATGATTCATACGTGCTAGGGAAACACGTACCTACACTTTGTCAAGTTTATCTAACCACACGTTAATATTAACGAATTTTAAGTACTCACAATTTCATCGGGATTCAGGACTAATTTATTAAAGGATTAAATTTATGTTACGTAAAGAAATTTTATTACAGCTGATATTTTATATTTAGGCAAATTATTTATTCGACGCGTAATACAAACAATTACAATTACAATATATTATAGCAACAGCTCATTATTGAGCGCATTGTGGCAAGAGGATTCCATGAAACGTAATGTTTCTATTTAGCTTCAGTGTTGGGGGGAAATTAGATAATAACATCTACTAAATGGCTTAATATCTATAGAGTAACAATAGTATCTTTCAACCCACTTCATACACCATTAAAACTACAACAGAAAACACCAAACCTCATCATACAACATCCGGACACCATCACAAACTAACATCCACACTACAAAACGAGTGGACTTAACAAAACGTTGATACCAATGCTAAGCAGCAGTCACTACGTAAATTACATAGACAAACGAAACATTAATAAGTAGTACAGTACAGTAACTTTGAGTAGTTCAATATGCCATGACAAATTGCTTGATCGTTAGCACCGCAGTGAGTGTCGCATTAACATCTCGGCAGTTATGGCTTCTCTCCAAACCATTAATACGCGCAACAAATGACTGGTAAAATGTGTAATGTTATGGCAATCAGCATCACGGAAGGCGATTAATGACGTGTTCAATTATGTCGCCTTTGGTGTCGTAGGAAAAGCTAGCTTCAAACGAACAGCCGGAGAGAAAAACTGGGTACCATAAACGAGCCTCACTCCACATTAAATCGTACGGAATACGATCAATATCAAACCACTGCGGCTTCATTTCTGAAGACAAACTTTACCAATTAACCAGCGCAACCCTCTCGAAAAGCtgatataatttaaaaatacctTCGGTTTCAGTTATTTCTCCTTTCCACTCATTACATTGAAACACGTGGATCAGAAATGGACCATCACCGTTTTCGAAATACATTGTTATAACACCACGTCGTAACAGGTTACATTCGTCAGCCACAACTCCGCTCTCTTCGCGGAGTTCCCTAGAATCAAACGAGATGTTGATATAACATAATCTTAAAATAGCCAAGCAAGCAACTTATTCTGCAAAATTTACCAAACCTGACAGCGCCTTGAATGACAATCTCATTCAATTCCACCTTTCCTCCGAATCCATTCCATTTTCCTTCTCCTAAACCTCGTTTTTTAAGACCAAGAAGGATTTGCGATTTGCTCATTACAAAAACCAAGGTAAAGATTTTCATTTCGTCTATCCCTGAAATGTCCCAACATGTTAGTATTTAAATAAGATATTAACTTTAATCTGTATTACCTCGGAAAGGACACAAATTCCATCAGATGTCGTAAATATGCAAATCGTTAATAAACAGATGCGGGGGATGATATACAAAGAAATTCCTCTTAGCCAAAACGTCAGTTTTCAAACCACCTGTTCTATTCCCAAGGCCTAACAATGCCTTTATCCTTACCTTGAAAGGTATTTTGATGGACAGGGGTTGAAAAATGTACCTCGCATTTCtcgcgaaaaaagaaaccaacgATATCTGGTATGGCCGACGTTCCTAAATCCCTGACAATTGGAAATAGAgatgaatttgaatttaaatttcttGCGTACTCTACACTgatcttattttaaaaaaggccatTCAAAAAATGACTATGATGTAAATGAAAACATATGAAAACCGTAAACCTTCATGGATTAACCAGCTATCTGATGGGAAAATCGAGTGAGTCATACAATCCTCAGAACCGGACACAGCTTCAGAGCCGGATAACACGGCTTCAAATACATACTCACCAGATTTGATTTTAACAACACGACGCTTTCCAATGTAGAAAAACTAATAAACGATAAAATGAATTCATCATCaataaattcaatttttttacatgCTACAGctctaaattaaaaatttgcaCGTTAGGTCAAGAATTTCACatagaaaaaaaccaaaaatgtcaAGGCATTATTCTAAAACTTacaattagaaaaaagaacgCTAGAGCAAAGAGCCGAATTACGATAAAATCAACTTTTCAGAACTCACTAGGCAGATAGaaccacaaaaatgaatttcaaactACTTACTTCAAATATAGAAACTACCACCGTTTCACCAAACGATAGACACCTCTCGTTCCTGGGACACTTGAACATCAAATGAACACATCGaccaaatgaaaatgagtGAGAAAACGAAGCAGTGGGGTGGGCTAGAAAACGAATTTTGTCCGAGTCACAGGACGGACGTAATTAACGTTGTAGAGGTCCAATTAGGTCTCCCTGCCTCTTTTGCCATGTTTGGAAATGTTCTTTTCCTGGAATTGGAAATCTTTCACCTTTTCAACCCCACActcctttcctttctttttctgatggCCGTTGGATATTCAAACCCCTTCCGTTTCTACCTGTCTTTTATGTGACATTgaaatggttttgttttgaaacgaGGTTAAATTAACAAATAAATACGTTACTGGATTTTTAGCCTCACACACTGCACTGTGCACTGTGAATTCCATAGTGCCATGAAAATTCTCTGTAGGTAACcggatacataaaaaaaatatcaatcaTGTACTTTGAAAATCGATTCTTTTATTCACTTCTATACAATAAAGATACAAAAAACTGGAGAAACATCAGACTTTAGAAAAACAAGCTAAGTAAACAAATTCTTAAGCAGAGGGGTATTCCGGTTTGGCCGCTTCGGTCGGAGTAGGATATTCCGCTTGTTTGTTGTACGAGGAAGGCTTGTATTCCGGATAGCGAGCCTCACCTTCGTATTTGACATCAGCAACATATCCATTCTGATCCGCCTTGTATGTGACGATCTGAGTGCGGCCGTCCGGCAAAATGACACGGTAGGATCCAGTTGTCACCTTGCCATCGCTCTCCTGTTGGTGAGAGTAGTCGTTCTTGCTGGGCTCATCTTTAACAGCCCACGCAAAGGAATGCGGCATTGGAGCCTGCTGGAAATTGACATGTTATTGACTTGGGCTTGGactgttaataaaaaaatgattacctGTTGCTCATAAGAAGACTTGGCCGCTACATTTTCATATTGCGGCTGCTCTTGCCCAGCAGTGAAAACACCGGCCaatgaaacgaaaatgatGACAGTTTGGACCTGTTGTTTTTCAATCGAATTAGTACTTTTCATTATGAGTAATTCTTTTagcaataataaaataataaaacctGCATGATGGAGGAAGAAGTTTTGGCTGATGGAATCGTGGAACGACTGATGCCTTTTTCCATCCAACACAGCTACGTTATATAGTTGACTAGTGCGTAGGGTAGAAACTAGAAAAGACAATATTATTGCGATTTGTTCAcagagagaaagggaaaacgaaaagaggcGGACGTTTGTTTTAACGCGTTCACTTTTTTGCGGTTACCTTCACGATCAGCAAACTTTCGTCCGCCTTAGAGAACGTCCGTAATTGTttgcctgtttctcttttccgGAAACGTGAAGCAGTGTGCTTGGCCTTTTCCATTTTGCAATTTTTGGCGAATTTCCTACACTGATACTTGGATCAACTGCATCAGGCCGTGCCGCCTTCTAGCTTCGGGCCAGTGTGGCAAAACAGTTCATAAAGTGTAATGTACATAACTCTCACTTTGCACACACCTGTGCATTTTTCGCCCATCTCCATTGTTATCCGATTGCATTGCaacggtaattttttttctttttgacgtTCTTGCAAAATCGTCAGTTTTTGTGAAGGTGCAGGATTCAAAAAATGCTGATAGCATTCAAAAGAGCGGCTGTATTATTCGAGTTAACGTGAAATTTGATGCAAACGCACAAACCAATTCACGCCGGTGAAAACTAGACGTTGATTTCCGCGTGTTTTGCGTGAACGAAAAAAGGTTTCGCGAACTTCTAATGACATGCTAGTAACCTCCAGACCTGCCCGgatggagatcatattgctgtactatatgatccccatcgtgacatcagctgatagctcttatctctctattcagttttgcCTTGCAATGGTGGGCCAATCCCATTTCAatgcttgacgtttcgagtggtaattgcttacagactcttggttacTAGTAATCCCATCATAgggagggtgccatacccagtcattagAAGTGCCGCTACTGTTAGATGGCGCACGCAACTCTTATATAGCGTGAATCTGGTACCGAAACACCGTTTACAACGCCGTGAGGCATTTTCCGAGTGAAATTTAAGTCctaataaatttttgttaaagaaattATATGATATTATAGATGAACATTACGGGACATTCAATAACGGATACAGGTAAAtatttatgtacaaataaaaaatttaagacatttgagaaaaacacga from Daphnia carinata strain CSIRO-1 chromosome 6, CSIRO_AGI_Dcar_HiC_V3, whole genome shotgun sequence harbors:
- the LOC130690305 gene encoding uncharacterized protein LOC130690305 isoform X2, yielding MPPTKKLVLDLPFDFNPDKILETATPDQCAIVLITGCEALHALLNKTTKLTNEQAYEKAKTDEAEKWAREKCRLEEDAKRVIEKLQDTNADKVKKLEDELSVLQNKIHSLQSSIECKDILLTNATTQLNELSASEIKKINDARNQTRSELSDELNRFKDDLKTANDKLEKAKDDLLKAEREYSVNLKQMGEDKLIAIQEAVAKAHKELGDKNNSLQSQLLSLTGRQAGSATKGKDNECAFATLLDKAYGPNKSYKRLDKIGNMSGDHIVEWEGMKIMIENKKHAKRIVSGEVVKAIRDFESNKDCNVLMFVSEDSTIIGHERPGDLDVTHTADGRTAIWMGNFSFNEDKVTYLQMIGQFILELGVLQTNVKQLESAEAIENYKFKVDNLVHHFRRTKADLDNLLKLQRQCQSEHNKTWGKLKEEMVSVLKRFDERQADAIEIESNNNNTDGANADVTVAKNTSRNAKRKRTV
- the LOC130690344 gene encoding oxidized purine nucleoside triphosphate hydrolase-like, translating into MKIFTLVFVMSKSQILLGLKKRGLGEGKWNGFGGKVELNEIVIQGAVRELREESGVVADECNLLRRGVITMYFENGDGPFLIHVFQCNEWKGEITETEEMKPQWFDIDRIPYDLMWSEARLWYPVFLSGCSFEASFSYDTKGDIIEHVINRLP
- the LOC130690343 gene encoding larval cuticle protein 16/17-like isoform X2, which gives rise to MEKGISRSTIPSAKTSSSIMQVQTVIIFVSLAGVFTAGQEQPQYENVAAKSSYEQQAPMPHSFAWAVKDEPSKNDYSHQQESDGKVTTGSYRVILPDGRTQIVTYKADQNGYVADVKYEGEARYPEYKPSSYNKQAEYPTPTEAAKPEYPSA
- the LOC130690305 gene encoding uncharacterized protein LOC130690305 isoform X1; translation: MPPTKKLVLDLPFDFNPDKILETATPDQCAIVLITGCEALHALLNKTTKLTNEQAYEKAKTDEAEKWAREKCRLEEDAKRVIEKLQDTNADKVKKLEDELSVLQNKIHSLQSSIECKDILLTNATTQLNELSASEIKKINDARNQTRSELSDELNRFKDDLKTANDKLEKAKDDLLKAEREYSVNLKQMGEDKLIAIQEAVAKAHKELGDKNNSLQSQLLSLTGRQAGSATKGKDNECAFATLLDKAYGPNKSYKRLDKIGNMSGDHIVEWEGMKIMIENKKHAKRIVSGEVVKAIRDFESNKDCNVLMFVSEDSTIIGHERPGDLDVTHTADGRTAIWMGNFSFNEDKVTYLQMIGQFILELGVLQTNVKQLESAEAIENYKFKVDNLVHHFRRTKADLDNLLKLQRQCQSEHNKTWGKLKEEMVSVLKRFDERQADAIEIESNNNNTDGANADVTVAKNTSRNAKRKRTVKKQGDTLPKYFKPKNPTGLVGQGQSTDGAMGNSSGTTTDLVYIN
- the LOC130690343 gene encoding uncharacterized protein LOC130690343 isoform X1, whose protein sequence is MEKGISRSTIPSAKTSSSIMQVQTVIIFVSLAGVFTAGQEQPQYENVAAKSSYEQQQAPMPHSFAWAVKDEPSKNDYSHQQESDGKVTTGSYRVILPDGRTQIVTYKADQNGYVADVKYEGEARYPEYKPSSYNKQAEYPTPTEAAKPEYPSA